A genomic window from Gossypium hirsutum isolate 1008001.06 chromosome D10, Gossypium_hirsutum_v2.1, whole genome shotgun sequence includes:
- the LOC107915964 gene encoding uncharacterized protein isoform X3 → MPTEKSPLVSRKCSSSFRKRKSEPAPPGMSPLLKSLWGSYKEPINIYGAEFLYTDHVTVSFARSGGPGGQNVNKVNTKVDMRFNVKQAYWLSDRIRERIMQMVRKEKLGDRITALHQLVSPFGKKNGGVLLQEDDIVVSNVRIDLTRGRQNPLESLAASTFSRGCKF, encoded by the exons ATGCCGACAGAAAAGTCTCCGCTCGTCTCTCGCAAATGCAGCAGCTCTTTCAGGAAGCGGAAGAGCGAGCCAGCTCCGCCGGGAATGAGCCCACTCCTCAAATCACTTTGG GGCAGTTACAAAGAGCCAATAAACATTTATGGTGCTGAATTCTTGTATACAGATCATGTTACGGTGAGTTTTGCAAGGAGTGGTGGCCCTGGTGGTCAAAATGTAAACAAGG TTAACACCAAGGTGGACATGCGGTTCAATGTAAAACAGGCTTATTGGCTTAGTGACAGGATTAGAGAGAGGATTATGCAAATG GTGAGGAAAGAAAAATTAGGAGACAGAATTACAGCACTTCACCAGCTTGTTTCACCATTTGGGAAG aaaaatggtGGAGTACTGCTACAAGAAGATGATATTGTTGTTAGCAATGTCAGAATTGATTTGACTCGTGGAAGGCAAAATCCTCTCGAAAG TCTTGCAGCATCAACTTTTTCAAG GGGTTGTAAATTCTAA
- the LOC107915964 gene encoding uncharacterized protein isoform X1 encodes MPTEKSPLVSRKCSSSFRKRKSEPAPPGMSPLLKSLWGSYKEPINIYGAEFLYTDHVTVSFARSGGPGGQNVNKVNTKVDMRFNVKQAYWLSDRIRERIMQMVRKEKLGDRITALHQLVSPFGKKNGGVLLQEDDIVVSNVRIDLTRGRQNPLESINFFKVLKITYLDFIFYFSCLSGFVA; translated from the exons ATGCCGACAGAAAAGTCTCCGCTCGTCTCTCGCAAATGCAGCAGCTCTTTCAGGAAGCGGAAGAGCGAGCCAGCTCCGCCGGGAATGAGCCCACTCCTCAAATCACTTTGG GGCAGTTACAAAGAGCCAATAAACATTTATGGTGCTGAATTCTTGTATACAGATCATGTTACGGTGAGTTTTGCAAGGAGTGGTGGCCCTGGTGGTCAAAATGTAAACAAGG TTAACACCAAGGTGGACATGCGGTTCAATGTAAAACAGGCTTATTGGCTTAGTGACAGGATTAGAGAGAGGATTATGCAAATG GTGAGGAAAGAAAAATTAGGAGACAGAATTACAGCACTTCACCAGCTTGTTTCACCATTTGGGAAG aaaaatggtGGAGTACTGCTACAAGAAGATGATATTGTTGTTAGCAATGTCAGAATTGATTTGACTCGTGGAAGGCAAAATCCTCTCGAAAG CATCAACTTTTTCAAGGTATTGAAAATCACTtaccttgattttattttttatttttcctgtttGTCTGGTTTTGTGGCCTAA
- the LOC107915964 gene encoding peptidyl-tRNA hydrolase ICT1, mitochondrial-like isoform X4 — protein sequence MPTEKSPLVSRKCSSSFRKRKSEPAPPGMSPLLKSLWGSYKEPINIYGAEFLYTDHVTVSFARSGGPGGQNVNKVNTKVDMRFNVKQAYWLSDRIRERIMQMVRKEKLGDRITALHQLVSPFGKKNGGVLLQEDDIVVSNVRIDLTRGRQNPLESINFFKGL from the exons ATGCCGACAGAAAAGTCTCCGCTCGTCTCTCGCAAATGCAGCAGCTCTTTCAGGAAGCGGAAGAGCGAGCCAGCTCCGCCGGGAATGAGCCCACTCCTCAAATCACTTTGG GGCAGTTACAAAGAGCCAATAAACATTTATGGTGCTGAATTCTTGTATACAGATCATGTTACGGTGAGTTTTGCAAGGAGTGGTGGCCCTGGTGGTCAAAATGTAAACAAGG TTAACACCAAGGTGGACATGCGGTTCAATGTAAAACAGGCTTATTGGCTTAGTGACAGGATTAGAGAGAGGATTATGCAAATG GTGAGGAAAGAAAAATTAGGAGACAGAATTACAGCACTTCACCAGCTTGTTTCACCATTTGGGAAG aaaaatggtGGAGTACTGCTACAAGAAGATGATATTGTTGTTAGCAATGTCAGAATTGATTTGACTCGTGGAAGGCAAAATCCTCTCGAAAG CATCAACTTTTTCAAG GGGTTGTAA
- the LOC107915964 gene encoding peptidyl-tRNA hydrolase ICT1, mitochondrial-like isoform X2: MPTEKSPLVSRKCSSSFRKRKSEPAPPGMSPLLKSLWGSYKEPINIYGAEFLYTDHVTVSFARSGGPGGQNVNKVNTKVDMRFNVKQAYWLSDRIRERIMQMVRKEKLGDRITALHQLVSPFGKKNGGVLLQEDDIVVSNVRIDLTRGRQNPLERYHEPFMLNLKRQIFSLFF, encoded by the exons ATGCCGACAGAAAAGTCTCCGCTCGTCTCTCGCAAATGCAGCAGCTCTTTCAGGAAGCGGAAGAGCGAGCCAGCTCCGCCGGGAATGAGCCCACTCCTCAAATCACTTTGG GGCAGTTACAAAGAGCCAATAAACATTTATGGTGCTGAATTCTTGTATACAGATCATGTTACGGTGAGTTTTGCAAGGAGTGGTGGCCCTGGTGGTCAAAATGTAAACAAGG TTAACACCAAGGTGGACATGCGGTTCAATGTAAAACAGGCTTATTGGCTTAGTGACAGGATTAGAGAGAGGATTATGCAAATG GTGAGGAAAGAAAAATTAGGAGACAGAATTACAGCACTTCACCAGCTTGTTTCACCATTTGGGAAG aaaaatggtGGAGTACTGCTACAAGAAGATGATATTGTTGTTAGCAATGTCAGAATTGATTTGACTCGTGGAAGGCAAAATCCTCTCGAAAGGTATCATGAGCCGTTTATGCTCAATTTGAAGAGGCAAATATTTTCCTTGTTTTTCTAG
- the LOC107915964 gene encoding peptidyl-tRNA hydrolase ICT1, mitochondrial-like isoform X6, which produces MQQLFQEAEERASSAGNEPTPQITLDHVTVSFARSGGPGGQNVNKVNTKVDMRFNVKQAYWLSDRIRERIMQMVRKEKLGDRITALHQLVSPFGKKNGGVLLQEDDIVVSNVRIDLTRGRQNPLESLAASTFSRGCKF; this is translated from the exons ATGCAGCAGCTCTTTCAGGAAGCGGAAGAGCGAGCCAGCTCCGCCGGGAATGAGCCCACTCCTCAAATCACTTTGG ATCATGTTACGGTGAGTTTTGCAAGGAGTGGTGGCCCTGGTGGTCAAAATGTAAACAAGG TTAACACCAAGGTGGACATGCGGTTCAATGTAAAACAGGCTTATTGGCTTAGTGACAGGATTAGAGAGAGGATTATGCAAATG GTGAGGAAAGAAAAATTAGGAGACAGAATTACAGCACTTCACCAGCTTGTTTCACCATTTGGGAAG aaaaatggtGGAGTACTGCTACAAGAAGATGATATTGTTGTTAGCAATGTCAGAATTGATTTGACTCGTGGAAGGCAAAATCCTCTCGAAAG TCTTGCAGCATCAACTTTTTCAAG GGGTTGTAAATTCTAA
- the LOC107915964 gene encoding peptidyl-tRNA hydrolase ICT1, mitochondrial-like isoform X5, with amino-acid sequence MQQLFQEAEERASSAGNEPTPQITLDHVTVSFARSGGPGGQNVNKVNTKVDMRFNVKQAYWLSDRIRERIMQMVRKEKLGDRITALHQLVSPFGKKNGGVLLQEDDIVVSNVRIDLTRGRQNPLESINFFKVLKITYLDFIFYFSCLSGFVA; translated from the exons ATGCAGCAGCTCTTTCAGGAAGCGGAAGAGCGAGCCAGCTCCGCCGGGAATGAGCCCACTCCTCAAATCACTTTGG ATCATGTTACGGTGAGTTTTGCAAGGAGTGGTGGCCCTGGTGGTCAAAATGTAAACAAGG TTAACACCAAGGTGGACATGCGGTTCAATGTAAAACAGGCTTATTGGCTTAGTGACAGGATTAGAGAGAGGATTATGCAAATG GTGAGGAAAGAAAAATTAGGAGACAGAATTACAGCACTTCACCAGCTTGTTTCACCATTTGGGAAG aaaaatggtGGAGTACTGCTACAAGAAGATGATATTGTTGTTAGCAATGTCAGAATTGATTTGACTCGTGGAAGGCAAAATCCTCTCGAAAG CATCAACTTTTTCAAGGTATTGAAAATCACTtaccttgattttattttttatttttcctgtttGTCTGGTTTTGTGGCCTAA